The following proteins are encoded in a genomic region of Thermodesulfobacteriota bacterium:
- a CDS encoding response regulator produces MKNAKPILLVEDDQVDAITVKRALKDLNVTNRLDISSNGEEALDFLKNDRNQKPGIILLDLNMPRMNGIEFLKIAKKDELLKRIPVVVLTTSKEEQDRIESFELGVAGYMIKPVDYLQFVEVMRAIDMYWTLSELAE; encoded by the coding sequence ATGAAAAACGCAAAACCTATTCTTCTGGTCGAAGACGACCAGGTGGATGCCATAACGGTCAAACGCGCACTCAAGGACCTGAATGTTACCAACCGCTTGGACATCTCCAGCAACGGCGAAGAAGCGTTGGATTTCTTGAAAAACGACAGAAACCAGAAACCGGGCATCATCCTCTTGGACTTGAATATGCCTAGAATGAACGGAATTGAATTTCTGAAGATAGCAAAAAAGGACGAGTTGTTGAAAAGGATTCCGGTCGTAGTTCTTACCACCTCTAAAGAGGAACAGGACCGGATAGAGAGTTTTGAGCTTGGTGTCGCCGGATATATGATCAAACCGGTTGATTACCTGCAGTTTGTCGAGGTAATGAGGGCGATCGATATGTACTGGACGCTAAGCGAATTGGCGGAATGA
- a CDS encoding ATP-binding protein, translating into MVKKRDYVDKGELIRLEKMLEQEREARRIAEKALQVAQKDLEKRVLERTLELEKANKTLQAEIAERRRVEEALKESEEKNRTLVEYSFDYICETSADGRFLYVNPKHKDLLDYQPDELQGKSIFEFIHPDDRSRVISEFQRAIATFSSGHAIFRFRHKNGQWNWLESTGRPFRTAAGEIRGIIASRDITERRKSEERQTQLLKELESVNQELNDFAYIVSHDLKAPLRAISSLANWIATDYAEKLEEDGKNQLSLLVTRVKRMHSLIDGILQYSRTGRVKERKVLVNLNQLLAEVIYLIAPPAHIDIQVEDELPSILCERTRMEQVFQNLLSNAVKFMDKQRGEIKITCAQEDGYWKFSIADNGPGIEEKYFDKIFQIFQTLAPRDESENTGVGLALVKKIIEMYNGKIWVESKVGHGSKFFFTLPV; encoded by the coding sequence ATGGTAAAGAAGCGTGATTACGTTGACAAAGGGGAACTTATCCGCCTCGAAAAAATGCTCGAGCAGGAACGGGAAGCACGCCGGATTGCCGAAAAGGCATTACAGGTGGCACAAAAAGATTTAGAAAAGCGTGTTCTGGAACGTACTCTGGAGCTGGAGAAGGCAAATAAGACGCTTCAGGCGGAGATAGCGGAGCGCAGACGGGTGGAGGAAGCGCTTAAAGAGAGCGAGGAAAAGAACCGTACCCTTGTCGAATATTCATTCGATTACATATGCGAGACGAGCGCCGACGGCCGCTTCTTGTATGTCAATCCCAAACATAAAGACCTGTTGGATTATCAACCGGATGAACTTCAGGGTAAAAGCATCTTTGAGTTTATTCACCCGGATGACCGCTCAAGGGTAATTTCTGAGTTTCAAAGAGCGATTGCAACCTTTTCCTCGGGGCACGCTATCTTTAGGTTCAGGCACAAAAACGGCCAGTGGAACTGGCTCGAAAGCACCGGTAGGCCGTTTCGAACCGCGGCCGGAGAAATAAGAGGTATTATCGCCTCCCGGGATATAACTGAACGCAGGAAATCCGAAGAAAGGCAGACCCAGCTTCTTAAGGAATTAGAGAGTGTCAACCAGGAATTGAATGATTTTGCCTACATTGTGTCCCACGATTTGAAGGCTCCCCTCCGCGCTATTAGCTCTCTGGCAAATTGGATAGCAACAGATTATGCGGAGAAACTGGAAGAAGACGGAAAAAATCAGTTAAGCCTACTGGTCACAAGGGTAAAGAGAATGCACAGTCTTATAGACGGCATCCTGCAGTATTCGAGGACAGGCCGAGTCAAGGAGCGAAAGGTGCTGGTAAACCTTAATCAACTTTTGGCCGAGGTCATTTACTTAATAGCACCCCCCGCTCATATCGACATACAGGTTGAGGACGAGTTGCCCTCGATATTGTGTGAACGTACCCGTATGGAGCAGGTTTTCCAAAACTTACTGAGCAACGCCGTGAAGTTCATGGATAAGCAGAGGGGAGAAATCAAAATAACCTGCGCCCAGGAGGACGGTTATTGGAAGTTCAGCATAGCCGACAACGGCCCGGGAATCGAGGAAAAGTACTTCGATAAGATTTTTCAGATATTCCAGACGCTGGCACCTCGGGATGAATCCGAGAACACGGGCGTCGGCCTGGCTTTGGTCAAAAAAATCATAGAGATGTATAACGGAAAGATCTGGGTAGAGTCGAAGGTGGGACACGGGAGTAAGTTCTTCTTTACATTGCCGGTATGA